The Geitlerinema sp. PCC 9228 genomic interval TTACCTTGTTTCCCCACCGCCATCCCAGCAACTACACGCCAGCAAGCAACAACGATTCCCATACGGAAAGCGAAGACGATGCTGGCACCGCGGAAAATTTTTAAGCAGCGATCGCGCTGGGAGCAAGCGACGCCCCCAGAAAGCTGCTTCTGCAGACAATCCGGCCAATGCCCCTTACGAGGAACTTCTTTTTTCCAGCCCTCTGCTAGCAAGTTAAACAATACAAAAATTGTAAAAATTGCGAGAACGAACTTTTCCCATCTAGTAGGAAAAGAAATAGGGGAAGCCAACCAGCCGACCAGCAGCAAAAAGTTGTGCTTGCCAGCCATCAAAACAGTTCAAAGGAGCATTTCTTTGCCGATTTATTTGCAATTGAAGTAAAAATTTGGGGAAAATAGCGCTACGGAATTGTTTGGCGATCGCCCTAAGTAAGACTACTTAAATTTTTCCAAGATCGGGACAGTTTTTTCCAGCAACTCCAGCCATCTATCCAATAGAAAATCGTGGGCGATCGCTTGCTTGGTAGCACTTTCCAGAGATTGCCGCTATGTTTTTACCGGTAGCCCAGCGCCATTTTCTAAAGTGCCTTTTCCAGATTTCAGAAGCCATTTTCTCATTTTTTGTAAACTTTTATCAATAATTTTTGGTGGAATTGCTGCTAAGTTTTTAAATTTTTTTTACCTTCCATTAAAGAAACTAATTACTTCGATCGCCAATCGAAATAAAAATTTGCGAACGGGAAAAAAATTTCATGCTTAAAAATACAAAAGTTCGTGTTACGATAAGGAGTGGATAAGGCAATTGCGTCTGGGATTGCCATTTTAAATCTCCGAGGAGCCAGTCAAGTTAGCAAGCCTAGGGGCTGTTGCTATTGGTGCGAACGCCGTGGCTGTATCGTTCCCTACTGCTGGTGGGGAGCATTTGCCAACGGCCGTTGCCATGGCATCGGTACCGACAACCGTGCCGACTTTCTAGCTCCTGGAACATAAACGTAAAAAAATTCTCTCTGTAGCCTGCGAGGAAAGAGAACTTATGGTACAAGCCCAATCAAAAAGCGGATACGAAGCTGGGGTAAAGGATTACCGCCTCACGTACTACACGCCCGACTATACCCCCAAAGAAACCGATATCTTAGCTGCCTTCCGGATGACTCCCCAACCGGGTGTACCCGCTGAAGAAGCTGGTGCTGCAGTAGCAGCGGAATCCTCCACCGGTACCTGGACCACCGTGTGGACGGACTTGTTGACCGACCTCGATCGCTACCAAGGTCGCTGCTACCACATCGAACCAGTTTCCGGGGAAGACAACCAATACTTCTGCTTCGTTGCCTATCCCCTGGACCTGTTTGAAGAAGGGTCCGTCACCAATATGCTGACCTCCATCGTCGGGAACGTATTCGGTTTTAAAGCCCTACGTGCCCTGCGTTTGGAAGATCTTCGCATCCCCGTTGCCTACCTGAAAACCTTCCAGGGACCTCCCCACGGCATCACCGTCGAGCGGGACAAACTGAACAAATACGGTCGTCCCCTGCTCGGCTGTACCATTAAGCCCAAACTGGGTCTGTCCGCCAAAAACTACGGTCGCGCCGTATACGAAGGCTTGCGCGGTGGCTTAGACTTCACCAAAGACGACGAAAACATTAACTCCCAGCCCTTCATGCGTTGGCGCGATCGCTACTCCTTCGTCGCCGAAGCCATCCACAAAGCCCAAGCCGAAACCGGCGAAATCAAAGGGCACTACCTCAACGTCACCGCCCCCACCTGTGAGGAAATGCTGAAGCGGGCCGAATATGCCAAAGAATTGGGCATGCCCATCATCATGCACGACTACCTCACCGGTGGCTTCACCGCCAACACCACCCTCGCCAAATGGTGCCGCGACAACGGCTTGCTGCTGCACATTCACCGCGCCATGCACGCCGTGATCGACCGTCAGAAAAACCACGGCATGCACTTCCGGGTCCTCGCCAAGTGCTTGCGCATGTCCGGCGGCGACCACCTACACGCCGGTACCGTGGTTGGTAAGCTAGAAGGCGAACGCGGTATCACCATGGGCTTTGTGGACCTGATGCGCGAAGACCACATCGAAGAAGACCGTTCCCGCGGCATCTTCTTCACCCAAGACTGGGCTTCCATGGCTGGCGTCATACCCGTTGCTTCCGGCGGTATTCACGTATGGCACATGCCCGCCCTGCTGGATATCTTCGGCGACGATGCCTGCTTGCAATTTGGCGGCGGTACCTTGGGACACCCCTGGGGCAATGCACCC includes:
- a CDS encoding form I ribulose bisphosphate carboxylase large subunit, which gives rise to MVQAQSKSGYEAGVKDYRLTYYTPDYTPKETDILAAFRMTPQPGVPAEEAGAAVAAESSTGTWTTVWTDLLTDLDRYQGRCYHIEPVSGEDNQYFCFVAYPLDLFEEGSVTNMLTSIVGNVFGFKALRALRLEDLRIPVAYLKTFQGPPHGITVERDKLNKYGRPLLGCTIKPKLGLSAKNYGRAVYEGLRGGLDFTKDDENINSQPFMRWRDRYSFVAEAIHKAQAETGEIKGHYLNVTAPTCEEMLKRAEYAKELGMPIIMHDYLTGGFTANTTLAKWCRDNGLLLHIHRAMHAVIDRQKNHGMHFRVLAKCLRMSGGDHLHAGTVVGKLEGERGITMGFVDLMREDHIEEDRSRGIFFTQDWASMAGVIPVASGGIHVWHMPALLDIFGDDACLQFGGGTLGHPWGNAPGATANRVALEACVQARNEGRNLMREGNEIIKEAARWSPELQAACELWKEIKFEYEAVDTL